AACCGTGTGTTTCAGCTTTTACACCAAGCGATCAAGGCCGTGTACAGACATTTTGGGGCCTTAAGCGAAAATGTTAAATGAGTCTTATTTttagaaattttttaaaaaacttaacataaaatattaatttttatactaatttttaatttagttttgtAGCTACAAAATCATTTATCAGAGTTTTATAATCAAGCAACTCTAATATTTCACTTTCAATAGATAACATATCTAACCGATTCAATCTATCTTTCTATGGATATCCTTTTTTAGTTGGCTAATatttatgaaatatataattctgatttttttatactttgattgtttaaaatttattaatggttagtaactaattatatttttttttggggccTAAGCAAAAAAAATTGGGGGCCTTAAGTTGTTGCTTAATTCTCTTAACAGCTTACACGACCCTGCAAGCGATGACAATTTCTACCCTAAGATGAGGATCTCCATGAGAACTTTCATTTAGGCTCTGATCTAAAAGAAATTCTCTCTGAAAATGAGAAAGAGGATAAAAATCTCCCTAATAAGAATTTAGAGACGAGGGCGGTGATCACTCTCCCTGTCATATGAGATTCGCACGTATATAAGTAAAGTTACAACAACACATGTACAAATATGAAATTACTCATGATAAAAACTTCACTTTATAGATAGGTTGAATGCTCGATAGAATATCTTGGatgttaaaatatatattttaattagatGATGTGAATGTTGTATTTTAcgctttaaatttattttataaacttCACATATTGTGTCATTGTGTGGTGAATCTTATTATGTTATttgaaattcataatatatttatattgaaaTTGATATATTTGCATTATCACTTatagttttttaatttattacaaaacttacatatttatatattttatttagagAAAAATGATATACACCGACCGTGTAAAATTGATTTACAAATTCGACCAATCAAATTTTAAGAATGTGTCATGtcaactaattaaattaaataaaaaaataatatttttcacatttttaaaatctgattggctGGCTGTATAAAAAAACCTTTTGACCGTCAATGCATagagtttattttctttaatttaatttttcattaacATTCATGATTCTTTATGGGACTCGTGGTGAGAATGACTATTGGGGTTGGGTCAAAAAGAAGATATAgagacaaagaaagaaaaaacacttCTCTCCCACCTCATTTTTTTAGataaatattagttgttagtaatgctagtaaattagtcattctCACGATTCGAACCCTGAGCATTTCATCAATCATCTCACCCAACCTTAATATTTCTAACTCTTACTACTTAAGCTATCATTTAAGGACATTCCCCTCATTTTTATCTAACTTTTCAAGAAACACGCAGATACCACATAGCATACTTCCGCACCTAGCTATGAAAACAATTTATTGACCATGTAATGATCCTAGTGTAATTTTCTGAGTATTTTAATACCTCACGTGGCTATTGAAATGAACAGCTCATGATAAACATTCTCTTCTACGAAAACAACTTTTGTCGTGCAATCCTCGTCTATTTTTCTAAATATTTTTGGAAAAATGCTAATAATGCTTTTTCTAACGCTCTATTCCCAACACTTTTTCACTGATTTGTTGAAATTAATGTGTGAATTACTAAAAATATAGGTCCGACTTCCAATTTAATTTACTCActtaaatttcaattaattaatgagaaaaatattaaaataaattaaaaaggttAAAGAAAGTATTTGTGGCACATCTGATATTTTAATGTCTCACCCTTGCTAATAAAACCATAACAATTGTTACACATACGGATGTGCGGTGACATCCATCTGACATATGTAAAACGAACGGAAAAAAAATTGGCGGTTTGAAAACACTACGACATATTGCCACAAAGTTTGCAAGTTTATTGGCGGAGAGTGAAACCCCCTTCTAATTACTTTTAATTTTCACTTCACGTTTAGTGGAATATCGCCACTATACACTTATACGTACCATTCGAGGCAGGTCTATTTGTAAGGACTCCTAATAAAATGGACTACTCATATATAAACAACTATACTTGAAATGCacaactttatatatatatatatatatatatatttatattctcatttatttttttattgtttcctATAGCTGGAATTAAGACTAATCTCTTATCCATGGCTGGGAGAGCCTAAGGCAATGCCTTAGCCcccaaaaaataacaaaattggTTTAATTAAGTccctaaaaataataattagtaCTTATATGCTATAGTATATATTATTGAGACTTAAGAGAGCGAACTAGGATGTTTAATGTGGGAAATGCAACTTTGATAATTAGTAGTAGAGTGTTTATATTagtaaatttacatttttcaaaaaaaaatcattatttttacatttataaaattgaaaaatttatttgtgtttattcataatcattagTATTTTGTATGACTTAATATATAGTATTGAACAAGTTTTCTCTTCACTCATTGTTTTATAATTAGTATTTACACCTTGAAGTGAATTATTAAAGGAGATATTTGATATTAAAATATTGTAAAATCTTTTACTTTTTCATTCTGTGCGTTCTAGATTCCATTGTTCATcacttttttattattttattgtattattttatttatattttttatttttcttctttacaTGAGAAAACGTCCAAAAGTAtgaatttgatttaaaaaaattaaggaaaaaGTTAAAAGTTGAAAAACTAATTGAATCTCAACtttgtttttgataaatttGTTTACTATTTATAAAAATGATGTAGAAAAACTCGATAAAACAACCGCTTATATATGCAAGATAGATTGAATGAGTGAACTATCTTATCCATTTAAAGTGAAATGTTAGAATTATTTAATTATCAAACTCTGATAAATAATTTTGTTGAGCTAAaaagttaatataaaaaaatttatatgatatattaagcTTCTTTAAGATTCTTGTCAAAAGAAACTCACTTCAACATTTTTCGCCATAAGCCATAAAATGTTTGTACACGACAACCCTGCTCTAATCTCATGGTTAATGCACTAAGCCGTAGCGAATTGGCCAACAAATTTTTTCATTCACATGAATGACGATTTGAACTTCTAATCACTTATTTAAGGGACAAAAGGTTAAACTAAGTAAATACCCTAATCCACTTGATTCTATTTCATCTCATTTATATTTACTTTCTCttgttataatttattttatctaGTCACTTACTATCTTTTTCATTTTCCGATATTTTTGTTAACGTGATTTTCCGATATCAAGTGTGAAGAGAATAATTCCATTATACATGTAATGATATATGTATTTATATGGGTGCTGACGTAAGAGGATGAGTTGTGCATTTATGTTGTGGTCATCTTAATAATTTAGCAATTAACCGTTTCTTATAAGAAATCCCCATATCATGAGCTTGCAATATTCTCCAATCTCCACTCTAGTGTTTCTCAGACTCAAACATGGGGTGGCTCTCAGAGGAGGAACCATTTAGCCATAACCACAACTACTTCATTAAAGATAGTGTGCCCTCATCAGAATACTCATTATTTCCACATCAATTCTCTTCACCACAATCACAACCGCCGCAACCGCAACCGCAACTACAACTACAACCTCCACAACCACAGGTTGAGCTTGAAAAGCCTACTGCAACATCCCCTGATGACCCTATCATAGTCAAGAAAATTAGCCACAATGCTAATGAACGTGATCGCCGCAAGAAGATCAATAGCATAATTTCTTCACTCCGTTCACTTCTTCCGGTGGAAGATCAAACGGTACTCTATATAAGTTCACTTCTGGTAGCTAAAAGTGAAAACCAACTTTCATGATATATGATTTCTGACACATATTGTTCTCAACCGGAACGTttattaatcaaaataattatgGAATATATACTAATTACatcataaatatatatttatactatttctttattaatcaaaatatatcgttaatttgtatttttaaaaaaattaaaattacttatTCTACATCATTAGATCTATAATGATAATTACCAAGAAAATTTTGATtcataagttaaaaaaaattaacttaattttagtgcgtaaaaaatatattataaataacatgtATTTAATGGTACTAataaaaatatagttcatgagCCACCGTAGTATAGTCCATTTACCATAATAGAAGATGAACGAAAACagtccccgagggttagctcaagtgataagagctaTGAGATATAAGagtttactaacattactaataactaacatttgcctataaaaaaatatacgAAAACATGATAAAACACCTGACAACAATACCTATAGTCGCTTCagatttaatttaatatattaatgtaTTAGCAGTTTGTTTCACAATTAATCCTTCATACATATACAAGTTTCATTGTTACCTTCAGGGTGTATATTCTTTCATTGCGGAAAAAGCCTGCAAACTTGGGTTGaaaattcttaataaatatatatttttaccattataaacaaaattaaatgaTATATACCAATctgaaaataattaagaaacGATGATTAACGCATCTCAAATGTCATTAGTAGAGATCTCACTCATTCCATGCATGCATGTTAATGTTACAGCATAAAAAGAGCTTCCCGGCCACAATTACCAAAGTTCTGAAATACATACCTGAGCTACAACAGGAGGTGGTAGGACTGAGTGAGAGAAAAGAGGAGCTTCTATCAATAATTTCTCATCAATTTAAAGAAGTAAACAAAGAATCTCTAGGGAAGAAGATTATCCATCACAACTCAGATTTTATAGTCTCAAATAGTTGGCTAAATGATAGTGAGGTTGCTATTCATATTTCCACTTATGAGGCTCACAATTACAAGGTTCCACTATCAGATATCTTACTTTATTTAGAAAACAATGGGCATTTTATGCTGAATGCTTCTTCCACTGAAACCTTTGAAGGAAGGGTCTTCTACAACTTGCATTTCCAGGTATCTTTATAATATTCTtcttttattgttttgttggtgtcttttttctttcttttttgcgGTTTCAATTAAGAGAACTAATTATAATGCTGACATGGTTTTTGTTTCCGCATGCAGGTGGAAAAAGCTCAAAGGTTAGATTCTAATATTCTAACTCAGATGCTTCTGTCAATacatgagaagaagaagaagcaaaggATTTTCTCATCAAATATGCGTTTGCTGAAGATTAATCGATCTTCACTGCTCTGATATTTTAAGTTTGAGAATATATAATTTTGGCTCCCAATAATCTGTTGGGAAGCACAAATTGAAGTTTAGAAAGGAGCGCTACATGTCCTACTATATATGGTTTGGTAAAAAAGCAACTAGCTAGGAGGAAGTGCATGGAATTTAACGTACATTAaacatttaaacataaataatacGAAAGATGTACGTTGCCGTAGGTGGAAATGTAAtggaaaataaagtaattgtgTGAttgaataatatatttattttgataTAATTCATTGAATTGGAATTACATGGGCTACTTCAACCCAATTACAAAAAGAAAAGGATTACAACAAGAGGGAAAATAGAGAGTAAAAGGATTGCTCTCATGATAGCAGAACCAGGCCTAAAATGCAAGAGTAAAGCACCCAAACCCACTAATCTACCATTGACTAAGCTCCAGATTACAGTTGAAAAAACGCACAGCTCCACACAAGCAACAATTACATTCCACAGAGTCCCACACTTAACATATTTATCACAATATCACATATGATGCAACTCTCTTAGGTGCTAATTAAATGACAAATCCCCACAATATGTTACACCTCTGTGAATATCCTTCAATTAACACGAAAGCCAGTACCACCCAACTGAAGAATAGGAACAATCAAATCTAGGATATAATAAAGCCTTAAAGGAATCAACATGAGAAGTCACATTGTCAGCAATTCAAACCAACATCTCCAACATATTAATGTACTACAGTGGGCAGAGAACACAAAAAATGAACAACACCAACTCCGCCATACAAGGATAAGCTTCCATTAACAGTGAACAAAATTCAGACAGATAGAGGATTCATTCTCCATTCAAAGATAAAGTGAAAACCACCTACCTTAACTTTACACCACAACCAGATTTTATACTGAATTGACTCAAGAATTCCTGCACTGTCTACTATCCCATCCTTGAAAACAATTCTGTTTCTGAGGGACCAAATTGAACCCACAGTTGCCACCCAAATCATCCTACAAATATTATCCACCTTTTTGCAGCCGATCACATGTTGGGAGAAATGGTCCTCTCCATTCTCTGGCAGAACTGTAGAAAGACCAAACCACCCAAAACTTGCTTCCACAGTTTCCAAGACAAAGGGCACAAGAAGAAAAGATGAGAAGAGGACTCCTTCTGCTGAAGACACAGCACGCAGGTAGTAGAAGCAGAGGGGAGTAAAGCATTCCTTTTCGAAGGTTTCCCTTTGTTTGAACCCGGTTGAGAAGGACTTTCCATGCCAACTTGCCAAGGCAATAAGGTTAGATGGAGCTTTAGTCGCCCAAAGGTTGATAAACACCTTCTTACCTTCTGAATCCTCAAATTCTCCACGGAGAATGTCATTGGCAGAACTGACCGAGAAAATACCAGAGTAGTGTAATCCAAAGTCTCGAGTTCGAGTCTTTGTATGGAAAGTTAAAAAACTATGTTTGGAGGGTTAGCCACCCAGAATGCATATAACATTATGTTTGTGTTGAATAATAAAATCTGTATTACTACTGAATATAAGAAACATTAATGATTAATGTCACCAAAATTTACATCAGTAGAGATCTCGTTCAATGTTGCCgaaaaaaatgagcattcaGGTAACAATTTCCCAAGTCACAAGATACATACGTGAGTTGCAACAACAAGTAGAAGGACTGATTAAGAAACAAGAGGAGCTTGGGTCAAAAATTTATCGGCAACGCGATGATGCAATGAACTAAAATGGCAATTCCTCATGACAACTTTGATTTCATAGTTTCAACGAATTGGCTGATCAATGATAATGAGGCTGCTATTCATATTTCCTCTTGTGACGTTCACAAGACTCCACTATCTGAGATCTTGCTGTATTTAGAAAACAATGGCCATTTTCTGCTGAATGCTTCTTCCTCTGAAACTTTTGAAGGAAGGCCAGAAGGGTCTTCTATAACTTGCATGTTCAAGTAAGTTCAATAATACTTCTTTTGTAATTATCATTTTAATGCAAGTTTTAACTTATAAGTCAGAGAACTATTAAATGTCCTCTGCTGTTTCTACAGGTGGAAAAAGCTCATAGATTAGAGTCTGGTATTCTAACTGAAAAGCTTTTGTCAACATATGAGAAGtagcaaagaattttctaatcAAATTAGTGATGGCTCAAATCATGAAGAGAAAATGATCTTCACTGCTCTGGTATAAAGTTAGAGGATTTGGCTCCCAAAAGTTTGTTGAGAAGCATGAATTGGAAGTTCAGAAAGGAGCAACCACATGCCCCTATTATATGGTTTGGTAAAACAATAAGGAGGAAAGTGCATGGATTTGAAGAGTAACATATGTTatgtaaacaaaaattaatataCTATAACCTCGACTTAGCTGATATGTCTCTCTCCTTTTATTAAAAAGAGAAGTCAGAATATTATTGTACTACATAATTGTATTAGTTGGTTAGTTTAATGGTTGCTGGTCAGCACTTGTAACCAATGTTGTGAAAAGCTAGATTCTACGTAGAATCGGAGAGGGGGTTCAAAATCGTATAATCGTAAATTGAATCGTAAGATTCTACcataaatagaaaaacaaaaaaatagcatTGATATCTTGTAAGTCACATCATTtaacaaaaattgaaataaaaattcaTCAGATTAACATCCATATAAGTCATAATCTCAATCCAAAATCATAAGAGTACTAGAACATGAAATTAAAAGATGAAACAGAGACGTTGAAGAATGAAGGAAAACAAAGATgttgaagaatgaagagaaaaCATAAGAGGAAGAGACCTAGATAGAGACTACAGAAAACAGAGCATGAATGTGTGATTCAATTCACTCTACTATGAGTGAATTAAATAGGCAATTAGAGGCATGAAAGTTGGGTCACATGGGTTGATTTTTCGAAATATACAATTAGTTATTAATTCTTGTCAATTAACCATTCAAATTTTGGCAACTATAATCAATTAGAGCTTCAATTTCGAAATCCCCTAAATGCTGGGTGGTGGGTTGTTTTTTCCACAAAGTCAAAAAACTCTCTAGTTTCCCCAATTTTATGAATCagcttcaaaaattaaaaaaaatactagaaTTGTAAGATTCAATAGGATTTTACGATTTTACGATTAAAATCTAAGATTATACGGGATTCCACCAAAAAAAGATTTTGCATGCGTTTTGAATCGGAACAGTGCTGCAAAATCGCAAAATCTTAGGATTTTGCTATAGATTTTGCTAACATTGCTTGTAACTTCCCTGCTGGTCTACTCTTCAAACTCCTATATAATATAGCTTGTAATTTCACACAAATTTTAAATAACAACTTTCCTCACTCTTTTATTATATATGTATACTCTCTCAATATTCTTAGTAAAGTTTCAGAAGCCATTTAATTTCTGATGGCAAGAGTCTAGTAGCCGAAAGCATTACTAGCTTAAGCTCTGACTCGAGAATCATGGGGCACGTCGAATCCCGTGTGAATCAGTAAGGACCACCTTGCAAGGCTAAATACTCCTGGGTGACCGATAGTGAATTAGTACCGCGAAGGAAGGATGAAAAGAACGCACTCCCATCGGGACCATTCCGAATCCAACGATCAGTAATTGCTGCTTTAATCACATTCTAATGCTCTCTCACTTTAAATACAAAAATGACCAGGTTTTCACTAGAACAGGTTACCATGGTCCAGTTACATGGATTAACTGGATCCTCATCCCAATTATTCTTTACCCCCACCCACCACAACAAACAAAGCATTCTAAGTTGTaaaaaactaatagaaaataaattttcaGTCATACCTTCATGTAGAAGGAGAAATCGCTAACTGAGGAAGGAATGACCTCTGACACAAGCCACTATAGATCCTCAAAACCCTCACCCATGGCCTCGCCGTTACTCCCCAATGCTAAATCTGTGGCGGCGGCAACAATAACAACCACACCCAAACCCACGAAACAGAGCCACCCGTCATCCACATTGACATTGATTCAGCCACCTCCGCCGCTACTTGCCATCACAACTCCATGTACCACCCCCGCATAAGAGAGTCACACCGTCAACCACCGTGCCACCAtcacctctctttctctcttcctcccCATAAAATGTCCTAAAATTTTATTGTGATGGAGTCTTCAAAGGAAACCCAAATGCAAGTGGTGCCAAGGCAAGGTGGTGGGATGTCTATAGGGATTGCATAGGTGCATACTGAGTCTGAGACAATAGTTTTGGTCCCTGATGTGGTGCCTCCTTTCAGATGAGGGTGTGATACCTCTGCCTAATTAAATCAGTAGGAATTAgacatgtattaaatgaggtgtatttttcatttattctgaaatgtttttaaaaaaagttaattaaatTGCTATCTGATCCCTCACCTAATCAGTTACCACAGTAAAAGTAACTTTTATAACTATCTCAATTGAATTGACATGAATATTCATGTTCCCCctcatttgaaaattgaaacaaaCATTCATTACTGTTCATCATTCTCCACACTCTCATCCTTCCCAGTAGAGGAACgttccacacacacacacacacacacacacacacagagagagagagagagagagagagagagaggacgAGGACGAGAAGACGACAGGAACTCCAGCAGCCTTATCTGTGATATTCTCCAAATCCTCAAACTCAGTCGTTCCTCTGGAATTAGACAAGTTAATACAAGCCTCTTCATTAATATCCCCCATTTCCAGTCAACCTGTTCAAGACCATATCAACCATTATACAACATAAACAGTGACACCTAAATGTAACAAGAAGATTCAACAAAACCCAGAAATCCCACAAACAATCAAATTTCTCTTCAATCTGTCATAGCCAAGCAAAACCCAAGGAAAACTGATTGACTCTAAAGGCATAACCCTTAACCACAAAAGCACCAAACACAAATTATTGGATTATGAAGTGTGATTTAATACTACAGAGTGCTTCAGGAGTTAAAAGTAAAAACTTGAACAAAAATATGAATGAAAGGAAGAAATTTTAATCATGGGCAGAACCAAAAACGTGAAAATGGGAAATACGAAGACAATTAATTTCAAATCTGATTTCTTCCTAACCCTAAAACCTCAAAATCACCAAACATGAATCCATGGATTTTGAAGAGAAAACCCTAAATCCCAAAATCACCAAACATAACAACATGGATTTTGAAGGCAAAACCCTTAACCCCAAAATCACCAAACATGCTtcagaaaaaaaaggaagataatttataaaaaaaaacacacctTGTTCTTAATCCTTGATCTGTGCAAGCGTACGGAAAtggaagacaaaaaaaaaacttcagatTTCTGCGGTCTCGTCAACGAATTCAAATCACCGACGAATTAGGGTTTGTTATCCTTCACCACTTAACCAGaacaaagaggaagaaaattAGGGCTGATGGTTGAGTTCATCCTCTCTCAATTGATGAAGATAAGTCCAGGGGTTCAAGATTTGGGGAAGAGtaagaggttgaagatgaatgCTTTGCAATTCTCAATGTGATACACAAAGATGGTAAAAACTCATGTTAACCACAACAAACTTTTGAAGAATGGCTAAAAAGTCCTTcccaaaaatattttctgatatatttttgaattaatataaaaataccgaaaatcattggaaaaaagaaaatcaattaaaatagTGGCCACATGTCAACTTGCTATTAGATCACCCTCTTGGAGGCACCACACCCACATTTTCCCATAGGTACCACGGAATTCATCATAGTTTTTCATAAAACACTTTTATTCTGCAAGGAATTTAACTTCAAAAATGTTTTGATGGAAAGTTTTTTGGgtaagcatttttttttatggaaagtGACTCTTCCCTTGTCATGGGGTGGGTTATTAACAGCTCTATAGAAGCTTTACAATGTTTTAAACtctattgattttttaaaagaataatttttatgtaCGGACAATGTATATAAGTTTTACGCAATCATTTAATCACATCTTCTATTTTGCTAGTTCATAGTTAATTttgaattaataatattttaatcatttttaatAAGAAATAGAAGATTGTGATTAAATGAGCCTGTAGAACTTattttttacactgtcagttcatagaagtttttttttaatggggGTTAATTGTATGAAAGTgtatcatattttatatttatagagAGTTAAGCAAAAATGTGGTTTTTATGGTGTAAGTGCATAAATGAGGTTTAATGTTCTAATGAACTTCAGGTTGTTGATTCAGCCTAATATGGCTCTTCTATTGTTCTCTTGAGAATgtgttgtcttttttttttttttgaaatggggaatgttttcaatttatttggGTTTGATTAAGCGATTATGGTCATAAAGTTTATCACATATAAGtttattgaaataagataaa
This is a stretch of genomic DNA from Lotus japonicus ecotype B-129 chromosome 1, LjGifu_v1.2. It encodes these proteins:
- the LOC130730111 gene encoding transcription factor bHLH101-like, yielding MGWLSEEEPFSHNHNYFIKDSVPSSEYSLFPHQFSSPQSQPPQPQPQLQLQPPQPQVELEKPTATSPDDPIIVKKISHNANERDRRKKINSIISSLRSLLPVEDQTHKKSFPATITKVLKYIPELQQEVVGLSERKEELLSIISHQFKEVNKESLGKKIIHHNSDFIVSNSWLNDSEVAIHISTYEAHNYKVPLSDILLYLENNGHFMLNASSTETFEGRVFYNLHFQVEKAQRLDSNILTQMLLSIHEKKKKQRIFSSNMRLLKINRSSLL